TTCCGGCAGGTGATCGTACTCGCCGTTAACGAGACCCTTGAAGCCTTTGATCGTATCTTCCAGAGCAACGAGCTTGCCCGGAGAACCGGTGAAGACTTCAGCCACGAAGAACGGCTGAGACAGGAAGCGTTCGATCTTACGAGCGCGGGCAACGGTGAGCTTGTCTTCTTCAGACAGTTCGTCCATGCCGAGAATCGCAATGATATCCTGCAGTGCCTTGTAGCGCTGCAAAGTCACCTGAACGGCACGCGCGGTGTCGTAGTGCTCGTCTCCAATGATGTTGGCACTCAGCATACGCGATGTGGAGTCCAGCGGATCCACAGCCGGGTAAATGCCCTTTTCCGCAATCGAGCGGTTCAGAACCGTCGTTGCATCCAAGTGAGCAAAGGTCGAAGCCGGTGCCGGGTCGGTCAAGTCATCGGCCGGGACGTAAACGGCCTGAACGGACGTAATCGAGCCCTTGTGCGTGGTCGTGATCCGCTCCTGCATGCCGCCCATGTCGGTGGCAAGAGTTGGCTGATAGCCCACAGCGGAAGGAATACGACCCAGAAGCGCAGACACTTCGGAACCGGCCTGCGTGAAGCGGAAGATGTTGTCCACGAAGAAAAGAACGTCCTGCCCCTTGTCGCGGAAATCTTCCGCAATCGTCAGACCGGTCAGTGCAACACGTGCACGCGCTCCGGGAGGCTCGTTCATCTGACCGTAAACGAGTGCAGCCTTGGAGCCCTCTCCGCCGCCTTCCTTGTTCACGCCGGATTCGATCATTTCCCAGTAAAGGTCGTTGCCTTCACGGGTCCGCTCACCAACACCAGCGAAAACGGAGTATCCGCCGTGCGCCTTAGCGATGTTGTTGATCAGTTCCATGATGAGAACGGTTTTACCAACGCCGGCGCCGCCGAACAGGCCGATCTTACCACCCTTTGCGTACGGTGCGAGAAGGTCGACGACCTTGATGCCCGTTACAAGGATTTCTGCTTCGGTGGACTGCTCTACGAATTCCGGAGCTTCCTGGTGGATCGCACGCTTGTCTTCGTGCTTGATTTCACCAGCTTCATCAACAGGTTCACCAATCACGTTCATGATGCGGCCGAGAGTGCCGTCACCAACTGGAACCACGATCGCGGATCCGGTGTCGGTAACTTCCTGACCGCGCACGAGACCCTCGGTGGAGTCCATTGCGATGGTGCGTACTGTATTCTCGCCCAGGTGCTGAGCAACCTCGAGCACCAAGCGGTTGCCCTGGTTGTCTGCTTCAAGAGCATTCAGGATCAGCGGCAGATGGTCATCGAACTTGACGTCGACAACGGCGCCGATGACCTGGGTGACCCGTCCGACTATTTTGTCAGCCATATCCCTAATCCTCGTCTCGATCCCGTTAGATCAACCGGCTTTCATTACAATGAAAGCTGATAAGTTGATCGACTTTAATACTGTTCAGGCGAACCGCGCCCAGCAGGGCGCGGTTCGCTCTAGAGCGCTTCCGCGCCCGAGATAATTTCAATCAATTCGGTCGTAATCTGAGCCTGACGCTGGCGGTTGTACTTGATCGTCAGCTTGTCGATCATGTCCCCGGCATTGCGCGTCGCGTTGTCCATTGCGGACATACGAGCGCCCTGCTCAGAAGCAGCGTTTTCCAGGAGCGCCCGGAAAACCTGAATGGAGATGTTCCGCGGCAAAAGATCAGCAAGGATCTCAGCCTCATCCGGCTCATACTCATAGACCGCGCTTGCACCACCTTCATCCGTGCCTTCGCTTGCCTCAAAGTGGGCCGGGATCAACTGCTGGGCAGTCGGAACCTGAGCGATAACGGATTGGAAGGTCGCGTAGAACAATGTGCAGACGTCGAACTCACCATTTTCATACATGGAGAGAATTTTGCGCCCGATTTCATCCGCATTGGAGAATCCGACATTTTTGACGCCGCGCAGCTCGATGGTTTCGATCACATGCTGGCCAAGGTCGCGCTTGATCGCGTCAAAGCCTTTCTTGCCCACACACAGGATCTTGACCGTCTTGCCCTGGCCGATCAGGCTTTTGGCCTTCTCGCGTGCCAGCTTGGCAATGTTGGTGTTGAAGCCCCCGCACAGACCGCGTTCGGCGGTTGCAACGACCAAGAGATGGACCTGGTCATTGCCCGTTCCGGACATCAGCTTCGGAGCGTCGTCGCGGCCTTCGAAAGCCACGGCGAGGTTGGCCAGCACGCTCTCCATGCGTTCCGCATAGGGACGCGCGGCCTCCGCGGCTTCCTGGGCACGACGCAGTTTCGCCGCGGCCACCATCTGCATGGCCTTGGTGATCTTCTGCGTCGCCTTTACGGAAGCGATGCGGTTTCGTAAGTCCTTCAGGCTCGGCATGGCCGCCCCTGCTCCTTATCCCGGCGTGTGGTCTTAGGCGAAGTTCTTAGCGAACGCGTCAAGCGCAGCTTTCAGCTTGCCAGTGAGGTCGTCGTCGAGGGCTTTCTTTTCCCAGATCGCGTCGAGCAGTTCCTTGTGCTCGCCACGCAGGAACAGAAGCAGGCCTTCTTCAAATTCCTTCACACGGTCAACCGGATGATTGTCGAGGTATCCGTTCACGCCAGCGTAGATCACGGCAACTTGCTCTTCGGTCTTCAGCGGCGAGAACTGCGGCTGTTTCAGAAGTTCGGTCAAACGTGCACCACGGTTCAAAAGGCGCTGAGTGGTGGCATCAAGGTCGGAGCCGAACTGCGCGAACGCAGCCATCTCGCGGTACTGAGCCAGCTCACCCTTAATCGGGCCAGCAACCTGCTTCATCGCCTTGATCTGAGCGGAGGAACCCACGCGGGAAACCGACAGACCAACGTTCACGGCCGGGCGGATGCCCTGATAGAACAGGTCCGTTTCCAGGAAGATCTGACCGTCGGTGATCGAGATCACGTTGGTCGGAATAAACGCGGACACGTCGTTGCCCTGGGTTTCAATGACCGGAAGTGCGGTCAAAGAGCCCTTGCCGTGATCTTCGTTCAACTTCGCAGCACGCTCCAGAAGACGGGAGTGCAGGTAGAAAACGTCACCCGGGAATGCTTCACGTCCTGGCGGGCGGCGCAGAAGCAGAGACATCTGACGGTACGCAACAGCCTGCTTGGTCAGATCGTCGTAACCGATCACCGCATGCATGCCGTTATCGCGAAAGAACTCACCCATTGCGCAGCCAGCAAACGGCGCCAAGAACTGCAGCGGAGCAGCTTCGGATGCGGTCGCGGCGATGACGATGGAGTATTCCAGAGCGCCGTTGTCTTCCAGTGTCTTGACGAACTGGGC
This window of the Roseibium alexandrii DFL-11 genome carries:
- the atpD gene encoding F0F1 ATP synthase subunit beta, giving the protein MADKIVGRVTQVIGAVVDVKFDDHLPLILNALEADNQGNRLVLEVAQHLGENTVRTIAMDSTEGLVRGQEVTDTGSAIVVPVGDGTLGRIMNVIGEPVDEAGEIKHEDKRAIHQEAPEFVEQSTEAEILVTGIKVVDLLAPYAKGGKIGLFGGAGVGKTVLIMELINNIAKAHGGYSVFAGVGERTREGNDLYWEMIESGVNKEGGGEGSKAALVYGQMNEPPGARARVALTGLTIAEDFRDKGQDVLFFVDNIFRFTQAGSEVSALLGRIPSAVGYQPTLATDMGGMQERITTTHKGSITSVQAVYVPADDLTDPAPASTFAHLDATTVLNRSIAEKGIYPAVDPLDSTSRMLSANIIGDEHYDTARAVQVTLQRYKALQDIIAILGMDELSEEDKLTVARARKIERFLSQPFFVAEVFTGSPGKLVALEDTIKGFKGLVNGEYDHLPEAAFYMVGSIEEAIEKAQKLAAEAA
- a CDS encoding F0F1 ATP synthase subunit gamma, encoding MPSLKDLRNRIASVKATQKITKAMQMVAAAKLRRAQEAAEAARPYAERMESVLANLAVAFEGRDDAPKLMSGTGNDQVHLLVVATAERGLCGGFNTNIAKLAREKAKSLIGQGKTVKILCVGKKGFDAIKRDLGQHVIETIELRGVKNVGFSNADEIGRKILSMYENGEFDVCTLFYATFQSVIAQVPTAQQLIPAHFEASEGTDEGGASAVYEYEPDEAEILADLLPRNISIQVFRALLENAASEQGARMSAMDNATRNAGDMIDKLTIKYNRQRQAQITTELIEIISGAEAL
- the atpA gene encoding F0F1 ATP synthase subunit alpha, which codes for MDIRAAEISAILKDQIKSFGQEAEVSEVGQVLSVGDGIARVYGLDKVQAGEMVEFPGGIKGMALNLESDNVGVVIFGSDRDIKEGDTVKRTGAIVEVPVGKGLLGRVVDALGNPIDGKGPIEATEKRRVDVKAPGILPRKSVHEPMSTGLKAIDALIPVGRGQRELVIGDRQTGKTAIILDTFLNQKPLHAGNDEDAKLYCIYVAVGQKRSTVAQFVKTLEDNGALEYSIVIAATASEAAPLQFLAPFAGCAMGEFFRDNGMHAVIGYDDLTKQAVAYRQMSLLLRRPPGREAFPGDVFYLHSRLLERAAKLNEDHGKGSLTALPVIETQGNDVSAFIPTNVISITDGQIFLETDLFYQGIRPAVNVGLSVSRVGSSAQIKAMKQVAGPIKGELAQYREMAAFAQFGSDLDATTQRLLNRGARLTELLKQPQFSPLKTEEQVAVIYAGVNGYLDNHPVDRVKEFEEGLLLFLRGEHKELLDAIWEKKALDDDLTGKLKAALDAFAKNFA